The Silene latifolia isolate original U9 population chromosome Y, ASM4854445v1, whole genome shotgun sequence sequence AGATGGGTTCATCATCATCTGGAAAACTGGTAAGAAAAATGGCTTAACTAATTTAAGCTGAAGTAGGAATGTTAAAAAAATTTTGAACTCAAAATGTTTCTGGATTGTATTTGGACTGTTtatttcaaatattttttttgACGGTTATCGACTGCTTCATTTGGTGGACGATTTCTGGAGTTTTCATGTTGTGCTTTTTCTGGTCAATAACAATTAATGCACCTAATATTCCCCTAAAGACAATAACATCACATAAAACGGATTTAGATGTCATACCTATTGTTGAACACTTTCACCTCGTTCATATCTGGATTAACCAATATCTTTGTTGCACCCCATGTTGTTGTTATGCTAACTTCCCCTGCATAGTAGGAAATAATGAGACAATTTTTTTCCAACAATTAAATTTTGTAAGTAATCAAAGTGTTTGTAATGCTGAAAAAGGTATTTGAATGACCAGAATTTTATACCTTCATAAACTGATCGTTTTACGAAAAGCATAACCAACGTTGGCTTTGGTTTGTTAATGAACTCTTGCTCGATTTCTGAAATTTGCTGAAGGTAATCCCCAAACAATGAGCAGCACATGTTTTGGTTCCTGAAAAAAACGGTTTGTAATGATTATTTTGATATGGTGTTAAGTTTGACATATTGTTTATAGAATATAGTCGACTTACAGATTATTGCCCAAAACAATAGTCCTCCTTCTCTTGCCATTGCTGTCTCTTATTGGATAAATGTGCTCCAACCTTCCAATTACGTCTGTCACAGAATTTTTCACTTGTTAGTTAACAGAATTTTTCAGTTGGTAGTTAACATTTAGGGTGCATATATGAAAAATTAATTGTAGGCCATTGTTGCTTACCAATATAAAGTCTATTTGGCATTGCTCCAAACACGACCTCATTGAAAGTGCAGAAAGCATGGGTAGAAAGAGGAATATCTACATTTGGAATGGGTACCGCCCTAGTGCTGTACTCGAACCAAATCTTGCACGGGTGAATTGTTGCCATGTCAAGTCCCACTCGGTTTGATGACACACTGAACCTTCTGATTTTGTATGTGCTCCCTTCATTAAGGTGATCTAAGAAAAGGCGAGTCGACCTCACGGTTGGTGATGCCTGAATTGTGTCTCCCTGCATTCATTCATATTTGTTAATACCTTGTGACAATAATTTGAAAAACACCACAGGAAAGGGGAAAAGGGAGACTTACATTCTCACCAATTAGGATGAGTTCTACACCTTTCACTTCCTTGGGATTTGTCTCCGAATTTCTGTACCACAATCTCATAACCCGAATAGTTAATTGCTCCGTCCTTGCTGTTTCTTTGGTGATGCTCGAAATTGGAATACTCTGGATGTGTGCCATAATCTCAACTTTTTGATTGAATTTGCTATATTGAGTTTCTGTGACAATCTCAGTGTTTGCAATCCTATATATACTAAAATATAACCTCTTGTAAACCCTAAATCCCCCACTACTTCCATTACCCATGAACCCCACTTCTTTGAAACTGCTGTAACTACTGCCATTCCATATTTAACTGCATATGCCCTAATTTCATAATATGCtgattattttaattttatgttgtTTCGGATTTCATGGTTGGACGGTCCAAGTGTATTTATTATGATGATAATAACGTTGCCTAACATTTGTACTTGTAGAAGTACAAATTACTCGGTAGTTTATCATTGCCATCTTCCGAATTTGGAGTGCGAGGCTGATACTTAAATTGCCAGTACATAATCCTCGGTGATGAACGGCTTTCTATACAGATCTGAGAggattaattttttaaaaaacatATTTTAAAGTGTTTCGACTTTTCGTATCGtgtttaaatttttttattaaaatctaacaaaaacccGTGCATATGTTTTATTGCACGGGTAtactattttaattaatattaattCACAACCCGTGCAGTATTGTGAATTAATTCCTAAAAAACACGTGCAGTATTGTGAATTATTTGAAAAAAATGtattaaaaaaaatttaatataatttttaaatcacttgtaatttaaatgaaaatttatttgtttatttttgagaataaaaaaaaatttaaaatagcTTTCACTGCTTGCTAAAGTCTATATTAACTCGGTTTGCTATCATTGTCACCTATCAAATTCGGTGTGCGCGGCTGGTACTTCAGatgccgagttttatattccaagtacaTTTCTCGTCATTAttgatattttaaaaaaaaatctcgTACACTGTATTTTTAAAAAATCATGTTTTCATTAAATTTACTGCGCAAGGCAAAATCGTTCATAACAAAAATACTTGTTATTCATTTTGTAATTCATTCTCGATGTATTTTCGATTCGTATATAAGTGTAATTTTTTCCTgaaattatgtatttttattCTTTAATTTTGGTTTagtaattatgtaattcaattacGGTAACTCGCTTTTGTAATTAATTCTGCGTAATTGTTATTCAATTTCTtaacacggaatgtataaaattttatcataatgTTAATTTGAAGAAGTATTCCGTAAGATGACTATATATAATTTGTTGCGAGACGGATTTAAGCGCATGATTTGAAAGACGGATATCTCAGTAATTAAATACGTTGCACGCACATGGGTCCCACCATAATgtcaattttcgaaaaaaaaaatgtaataatGACGTGGCGCGCTCTCTGATGAGTATTGTCCCTTACTTTTATATAGATAAGATGAGAGGTAACAAGATTTGCATGTAAAGTTTTACATGTGACTATTGACATCAAATCAAAACTAAATTAAAgactatttcaaaaaaaaaaaaaaagctaaatTAAAGACACTAAGTAGTCTATTATACATAGCGATTTATATATCCTTTCTTTCTATTTTTCCGTACATATAGTCGGTTTAGAAAAGTAAAGCTGGATTCATACCCATTTTTCCATAAATTaagttcctataagttcagttcagctcatataagtttagttcagaaaagCTAAGCTCCTATAAGTTACGTTCTGCTTCTATATATTAttcagttcagcaaaattaagccCAAAAGAACATGACCTTAGAGTATTATTAAATACATCATAATAATAGAATATTACAAATTGGCCTGGGCATtgcccgggcattaaatctatTATATCTATATAAAAGAGACTTTTATCAGGCACCGTGAGAGACTCCAA is a genomic window containing:
- the LOC141631884 gene encoding uncharacterized protein LOC141631884, coding for MGNGSSGGFRVYKRLYFSIYRIANTEIVTETQYSKFNQKVEIMAHIQSIPISSITKETARTEQLTIRVMRLWYRNSETNPKEVKGVELILIGENGDTIQASPTVRSTRLFLDHLNEGSTYKIRRFSVSSNRVGLDMATIHPCKIWFEYSTRAVPIPNVDIPLSTHAFCTFNEVVFGAMPNRLYIDVIGRLEHIYPIRDSNGKRRRTIVLGNNLNQNMCCSLFGDYLQQISEIEQEFINKPKPTLVMLFVKRSVYEGEVSITTTWGATKILVNPDMNEVKVFNNSFPDDDEPIFGAPETAGYHPPILASANIKTLSEIPNLTKGGAYVTMAKIIELDTSGSSWYYYSCKECRSKVKQGGDGLWYCDKKKINNNCTMKGVGVTSPIPRFQVKFIVTYEDPYSVEFIIWDDVMVYLLGKTAQAILDEDEMYSVVPPPNFQAST